TTCGCGCTCCTCCCGACGGCCCTCGGAGTCACCGGCGAGGGCGGCTTCATCGCCCAGCCCCTCGCGGTCGTCGTCATCGGCGGCCTGATCACCTCGACCCTGCTGACACTCCTGCTGGTGCCGACGCTCTACGCGATGCTGGAACTCCGCAAGGAGCGGCGCGCTCAGAAGCGGACCGCCAGGCAGAACCCGGAGACCCGGCGCACGCCGGAACCGGCGGGCGTCTGACGCGCACGCCGCTCTCCCGAAGCCCCCGCAGTCGCACGCGACGGCTGCGGGGGCTTCGGCCTGTCGGCCCGGAGTGGCTGCTGAGGCGTTCCGCGGGGCCGGGTTGATCCGGTACGGTCGGGCACGGCGGTCCGGGTCGGGCTCGGCAGGTGCCAACTTCCTTACCGCCCAGGCATGTTCGGTCGCGACCGGGGGGTTACGACGTGGCGCAGGAACCGTGGGCCGAGTTGGAGGAGACCATCAGCGCCGTCCGCTCCGCGCTGCAGGGTGCGCTGGAGGAGGGCCGCGGTGAATCCGTGCGGTTCACCACCGGTCCGGTGGAGCTGGAGTTCAGCGTGGAGGTCAGGAAGGAAGGCGGGGCCAAGGCCAAGGTGTTCGTGCTGCCCTGGACGGTGGAGGCGAACGGATCGGTCGGGCTCGCGCAAACCCATCGCATCAAGCTCACCCTGCAACCCGTGGACGGTCACGGTGACGACCTGCGCATCGCCGGCGATTCCGACCGGCGTCCGCTGTGACCACCACGGCGGACGCGCGGCGGCTCAGCGGGTGACGGACGAGGCGGCGCATGGACGAGGCGAGGGTCGTCGAGATCTGGAATCCGGCCGGGCGGCACACCGGCAGCGGCTACGTCCTCGGTGACGACCTGGTACTGACCTCCTGCCATGTCCTGGAGGGCACACAGGCCGGCGGCCGGGTCGAGGTGCGGCAGCTGGACCGGCTGGGGCGCACCGAGTGGCTGCCCGCCGACGTGGTGTGGCTGCCGCGGCAGGCCGACGCGGAGCTGCCCGCCGAGGCGGACGGGGCACTGGTGCGGATCACCGCCCCGCAGTGGCGGCCACCGCCCGGCCCGCCGGTACGGTACGGGCGCGTCACCGGCCGGGACCGCGTGCCGTGCCTCGGCCTTGGTTTTCCCGACGCGGCCAAACGCTCGCGGTACGAACGGGACACGATGCCCGTGCGGGGCCATGTGGACCCCCTGCACGCCATGAAGTCCGGGCTGCTCACGGTGCATGTCGACACCGGCATTGTGCCGGGGCGGGCGGGATGGCACGGCGGCTCGGGAACGGCCGTGCTGTGCGGGCCCCATCTGGTGGCCGTCCTGCGGGCGGAGAAGGCCCTGGCCCTCGGAGTGCTGGACGCCGTTCCCGTCACCGCCTTGTCCGAACTGCCCGGTTTCCGGCAGACCCTGGAGACGTACGGCGTCCACCTGGTCATCGAGGACATCGGTGGCCCGGCAGCCGACCCGCCGACCGGTCCGGAACTCCTGCCGGTCAGCATGCCGCCGCCGCGCCTGCGGCACCGGATGCCGGAGGCGTCGCTGTCCGCGCTGGGCGGCGGCGTCGTGACCCTCCTGCTGTCCCTGCGGCTCGGTCCGAGGTCCGCGGGCCTCGCCTGGGTCATAGGCTCGTTCTTCGCGGGCATCGTGGCGATGTGGTCGATCCTGCGTCTGCGCTCCCCGCACCGCCCCGGAGACGGTAGGGAGGCCGCCCGCGACCAGCTGTCCGAGGCGGTGCTGGGGGAGGTGACGCGTCGGCGCCGGCAACTGCTGGGCGGCGACAAGAAGGCCATCAACGTGACCTTCACCACCGTGCCGCAGGGCGGCAGGGACGCGGAACGCGCCTGGCCGCGCGGGGACTTCGCGCGCATCGCCGACTTCCTGGACGAACTCGTACCCAAGCGGCTCGTCATCACCGGCGGGCCGGGCGCCGGCAAGACGCTCCTCGCCTACGAACTGGTCCACCGGCTGCTCAGCCGCCGGCGCTACCAGGGTCCGGTCCCGGTGCCCATGGGCCTGGCCGAGTGGGACACCGCCGCCGTGCCGTTCACTGACTGGTTCACCGCTCGCGTGGCCCGTGAGTACCTGAGCGGCTCGGTCCTGACGGCGCGCCACCTGCTGGCGACCGGCAGGATCATGCCGGTCCTGGACGGCCTGGACGAACTGGACCCGCCGGACGGCGCCCGGTCCAGGGCCGTCACCGCCCTGGCCCAGCTCAACGCCTTCGAGGGGCCGCTGGTCCTGACCTGCCGCGCCACCGAGTACACGGCACTCAGCCGCGCCGGTGACCGCCTGCTGGACTGCGCCACGGTCCGGATCGAGGACGTGGGCGCTGCGGACGGCCGGCGGTATCTGATCGAGCGGGCCCTGGACCAGGCCCGGCTGCGCGCGATGGAGCAGACCCTGTTCGCCCCCGGAACGGCCACCGCCGCCGCGCTGACGTCGCCGTGGACGCTGACGCTGGCGTCGCTGGTGTCCCGTTCGGAGTCGGGCGCCGCACGGATCGGGTCGTTCGCGGGCGTCCCCGACTCCCCGGCAGCCCGGCAGGAGGTGCGGGCCGCACTCCTGGAGGCGTTGATCCCCACCGTGTGCGGCGCGGACCCGGCGGAGCGGAGCCCGCGCTACGCGGCGCGGGACGTGACCCGGTGGCTGCGGCTCCTCGCCGCGAGCCTGCGCGGGGGCAACGCGGCGCCGGCCGACGGGGGCGGCTTCACGTCATCCCGGGACTTCGAAGTCCACACCCTGTGGCCGGTCGCGGGGCCGCGCGCGGCGCGCTACACCGCGGTGGCGATCACCCTCGTCTGCTGGCTCCCCGCCCTCGTCCTGCTGGCCCTGTGTTTCCACCGCAATGGTGCGCTTCCGCTGTCCGGGGCGGTGCTGCTGGCTCTGCTCACCCCGGCCCCGCTGGTCTCCGCCTGGGAGGCACGGGGGCGTCATGTGCAGCCCCGCCGGATGCTGTTCCAGCGGCTGCGCGGCCGGCTCGGCTGGAGCCGGGTGGGCCTGGGCACCGTGCTCGGCGGGGTACTGATGCTGCCCCTGGCGCCCTTGTTCGGCCAGGGGTTCGCGCTGGCCGCCGGCGGCGCGTTCGCGTTCGTCTTCGGCTTCGGCCTGGCCCTGTCGGTACGGGTCGACGTCGACCGGGGCCGGCTGGTCGCCGCCGCCGTGCCGACCGCTCTGGCCGTGATGCTGATCGCGGGGTTCGCGGCCGGCCGGCTCGGCGACTTCGTCGGGCTCACCGCCGGCTTCGGTGCCGGCGCGATCGGCCTGGTGGTGGGGGTGCGGGCGGGGCTGCGAGGGGCCCGGCGCAGAGGCGGCGGAGACCCCGACCCGAATCCGGCGGGCGTGCCCACCCCGCTGTCCCCCCTGCGCAACGACGCGCTGGCCGGGCTGGTCTCGGGCGCCGTCATGGCGGGGGTGGCGTTCTACGCGCTGCTCTTCGTCGACTGGCTGAGGGTTCCCTGGCCGTTCGCCGCCGTGACGGCCGCGGCCTGCGGTCTGGCCGCCGGTCCCGGGTTCGTGGCGATCACCACCCGCCAGTATCTCGGCGTGATCGCCGCGACCAGGGGCCGGCTGCCATGGCGCCTGGCCGGCTTCCTGCGCTGGTGCCACGACCGCGGTCTGCTGAGGTCGGCTGGAACGGCGTACCAGCTCCGCCACGACGACCTGCTCGAATGGCTGCAGCGCTAGGTGTCGACCTCGTCTGCGCAAGTCCGCCCCGACCACGCCGGCACCCGGCCGGGGCGGTCGTGTCGGGGGCAGGAACACCTGGGAGAACCCGGGCAGTGCGACGGAGAGCGACCGCGCGAGCGATCGGGGGCACGAAAGGGGCGCCCCCCGGATCCCGGGAAGCGCCCCTTGCCGACGTACAGACGAAGATCCTTACGGCAGTGCCAGCATCCGCTCCAGGGCGAGCTTGGCGAACGCCTCGGTCTCCTTGTCGACCTCGATGCGGTTGACCAGGTTGCCCTCGGCGAGGGACTCCAGGGCCCAGACCAGGTGGGGCAGGTCGATGCGGTTCATGGTCGAGCAGAAGCAGACCGTCCTGTCGAGGAAGACGATCTCCTTGCCCTCGGACGCGAAACGGTTCGCCAGCCGGCGGACCAGGTTCAGCTCGGTGCCGATGGCCCACTTGGAGCCGGCCGGGGCCGCCTCGAGGGTCTTGATGATGTACTCGGTGGAGCCGACGTAGTCCGCCGCGGCCACGACCTCGTGCTTGCACTCGGGGTGCACCAGGACGTTCACGCCGGGGATGCGCTCGCGCACGTCGTTGACCGAGTCCAGGTTGAAGCGGCCGTGGACGGAGCAGTGCCCGCGCCACAGGATCATCTTCGCGGCGCGCAGTTCGTCCGCCGTCAGGCCGCCGTTGGGCCTGTGCGGGTTGTAGACCACGCAGTCGTCCAGGGACATGCCCATGTCCCGGACGGCGGTGTTGCGGCCGAGGTGCTGGTCGGGCAGGAAGAGCACCTTCTCGCCCTGCTGGAAGGCCCACTCCAGGGCCCGCTTGGCGTTCGACGAGGTGCAGATCGTGCCACCGTGCTTGCCGGTGAACGCCTTGATGTCGGCGGAGGAGTTCATGTACGAGACGGGGACGACCTGCTCGGCGATCCCGGCCTCCGTCAGCACGTCCCAGCACTCCGCGACCTGCTCGGCCGTCGCCATGTCGGCCATCGAGCAGCCGGCGGCGAGGTCGGGCAGGACGACCTTCTGGTCGTCGGAGGTGAGGATGTCCGCCGACTCGGCCATGAAGTGCACACCGCAGAAGACGATGTACTCGGCCTCCGGGCGCGCGGCCGCGTCCCGGGCCAGCTTGAAGGAGTCGCCCGTGACGTCGGCGAACTGGATGACCTCGTCGCGCTGGTAGTGGTGGCCGAGCACGAAGACCTTGTCGCCGAGCTTCTCCTTGGCCGCGCGGGCGCGCGCCACCAGGTCGGGGTCGGACGGCGACGGAAGGTCACCGGGGCACTCGACGCCCCGCTCGCTCTTCGGGTCGGCCTCCCGGCCGAGCAGCAGCAGGGCGAGCGGAGTCGGCTGCACGTCGAGCTCCGGGGTCTGGGCGGTGGTCACGACACGCACCCTTTCTACTTTTCGTCTAACTGACGCTATCTATCATAACCGGTTCACGTCAGTTTGACGATGTCCATAGCGTCGATGTGACGTGAATCCCGCCCGCGTCCCCCTTCGGGCCGCTGTCGGCGTTCCCGGGCGTGTGCGAGCATGAAGAGGGAACCACCAACGCGACAACGTGACTGCCCGGCCCGGAATGAATCCGCGGAAGCGCCGGTTGCACTCGTCGGCAAGCAGTCTCCGTACAACCCGGGAGAGATGTAGATGTCCGTATCGGACGAGACCACCACCGTCACCGACGGCATCATCCTGACCGACGCCGCCGCGGCCAAGGTCAAGGCCCTGCTCGACCAGGAAGGCCGCGACGACCTCGCGCTGCGCGTCGCCGTCCAGCCCGGCGGCTGCTCCGGCCTGCGCTACCAGCTCTTCTTCGACGAGCGCTCGCTCGACGGTGACGTGGAGAAGGACTTCGGCGGGGTCAAGGTCGTCACGGACCGGATGAGCGCTCCGTACCTGGGCGGCGCCACCATCGACTTCGTGGACACCATCGAGAAGCAGGGCTTCACGATCGACAACCCGAACGCGACCGGCTCCTGCGCCTGCGGCGACTCCTTCAGCTGAGCCGAGCGCCCGCACGGCCCGACGGCCCGCCAAGGCGGCGGCCCCCTGCACGGGGGGCCGCCGCCTTCGTCGTACCGCGGTGTCCTACCGGCCTGCGGCGGGACGTGCCGCGCTCTCCTGCCGGGTCCGCGGCGAGGCGTCCGGCCGCAACGCCCCCGGCTTGGCCCGCGGGATCCGGCTGCCGTCCGCGCCGACCACGGTCCGTCCGCCCAGCGGCGCGGCCAGCCGTACGGTCTTCACGTACTCCTTGGCGATCAGCACGCACACCTTGTCCGGCCAGGGATGCTCCGTCACGCTCACGGTCACCCGCGCGTCGCTCTCCCGCGCCGCCACCGTGTAGTCGGCGCACACACCGCCGTAGAAGCTCACGGTCAGTTCGCGGTCGTCGGCCAGATAGCCGGTCACCTTCACGGTCCGGGGCGTCCCGGACGCGGTGGGCGCCGAGGGCGTGGCCGCGGGCGCCAGGTACCGGGGGTCGACCGCCGGGTACGACACCGTGGACGCCCCCTGCCCGTCCGGCCCCCGTACCCGGAACAGCCACGACGGCACCAGCGTCTGCCGCCCGGAGACCGAGTGCGCGGCCAGCCCGAACACCGCCTTCTCCACGGTGACCTGGTCCTCTCCCGCATCCGCCCCCCGCTTCGGCGCACCCGTGGACGCGGGGCACGGCCACTCCAGCCGGTCCTTCGGCGGCACCGGGCCGGCGCACCCGCCGATGCCCATCCGGTGGTCGCCCCTCGGCGCGGCGTTCATCAGCTTCAGCGTCTTCGCGGCGCTCAGCACGGGATACGCGGCGCCCTTCGCCGGCGCCCCCAGCAGGCCGTGCCCGCCGACCAGCTCGCCCTGCCGGTCCACGGTCAGGCCGGTGGTCCAGCCGTACGTCGGCAGCCCGCCGACCACCGGATCGGCGTCGACCACCCGCTGGGCGCCCATCACCTGGCTCGCGTCGATCTTCGCGTCGTCCAGCCCGGCCGCCTTCAGCACCGGCGCGGCGGCCCGGATCGCCTTCGCCGCACTCACGGGGGCGCCGGCGGGGCCCATCGGGTCGTGCGTGCACAGGGCGCCCTTCCTGCAGTCGTCGGTGCCCGGCGCGTACCGGCTGAAGGTCCAGCTGCCCGGCGCGTCCCGGTGCACCGTCAGGCTCGGCCCGGTGCCGTCCTTGCCGCCGACCCGCCAGATCCGCCCCTCGGCCACCGGGGCGCCGTCGACACCCAGTGCCTCGGCCAGCCGGGCCACCGCGGCCCGGCCGACCTCGCCCTTCGGCGCGTACACCGGCGCGGAACCGGGACCGGCCGGCAACCGCCCCTGGGCGACGTACACGGCGCCGTACGGGTCCGGCTCGCCCGGCGCGACACCGCCGCCGAAGCCGTCCAGCGCGAGCGGCGGGGGAGTGGCGCCGGAGCCGGCCGTGCCCGGTCCGCCCGTACGACCGCCGCTGTCGCCGCTCGCCGCGAGGTAGGCGCCACCGCCGCCGGCCAGCAGCACGGCGGCGGCCACGGCGACCACGACGAGCCGCGACCGCCGCCGGTGCGCCCGCCCGCCCGGGCCGGAGTCCTCGGGGTGTCCGGAGCCCCCGGCGCGTCCGGAGCCGTCGGGGTGCTCGCGGTTCTCGGGTCGCTCGGTGTTCACCGCATCGCTCCTCGCTGGTCGTATCCCGCCTCCCCCGCGTGGGGGACGGCGATGGGACGCGGGAGGGGAGCGTGCGGTTCCCTGCGGAACGCGCCCCGCGCCTCAGTCGCCGTACTCGGACATGGCGTCCAGCAGCCGAGCGGAACGCGCCGGCACGCTCACCCCGTGGATCAGGGACGGCGGCACCGGCCGGGACTCGGGGTGCTCGGGAACCGCCCAGTGCGGAGCCATCCGGGCGCAGTCACCGCGCAGCGTGGCGAGACCGCCCTCGAGGTCGGCCGGGGCGGGGGAGTGGACCTTGAGGTTCGTCATGACGGCACCGTAGGCCTGCTCCGGGGTGCGAAGAAATACCTACTATCGGGTAGTTTCGTCGGCTGCGGCGCGGGCGGCCAACCGGGTAGCGTTAACTGTCAACCCAGCCTCCCGCAGGAGAATGCCGTCGTGCGCATCGCAGTCACCGGCTCCATCGCCACCGACCACCTCATGACCTTCCCCGGCAGGTTCGCCGACCAGCTCGTCGCGGACCAGTTGCACACGGTTTCACTCTCCTTCCTGGTCGACAAGCTCGACGTGCGCCGGGGCGGCGTCGGCGCGAACATCGCCTTCGGCATGGGCCAGCTGGGCACCAAGCCGATCCTGGTCGGCGCCGCCGGCCCCGACTTCGACGAGTACCGCGCCTGGCTCGACCGGCACGGCGTGGACACCGCCTCGGTCCGGATCTCCGAGACCCTGCACACCGCCCGCTTCGTGTGCACCACCGACGCCGACCACAACCAGATCGGCTCCTTCTACACCGGCGCGATGAGCGAGGCCCGCCTCATCGAGCTGAAGACCGTCGCCGACCGCGTGGGCGGCCTCGACCTGGTCCTCATCGGCGCCGACGACCCGGAGGCGATGCTCCGCCACACCGAGGAGTGCCGCTCGCGCGGGATCCCGTTCGCCGCCGACTTCTCCCAGCAGATCGCCCGCATGGACGGCGAGGAGATCCGGCTGCTGCTGGACGGGGCGACGTACCTGTTCTCCAACGAGTACGAGAAGGGCCTCATCGAGTCCAAGACCGGCTGGAGCGACGCCGAGATCCTGGGCAAGGTCGGCCACCGCGTCACCACGCTCGGCTCGCGCGGTGTGCGCATCGAGCGGGTCGGCGAGGACCCGATCGAGGTCGGCTGCCCCGAGGAGGAGCGCAAGGCCGACCCCACCGGTGTCGGCGACGCCTTCCGCGCCGGGTTCCTGTCGGGGCTGGCCTGGGGCGTCTCGCTGGAGCGCGCCGCCCAGGTGGGCTGCATGCTGGCGACGCTGGTCATCGAGACGGTGGGGACCCAGGAGTACCGGCTGCTCCGCGGGCACTTCATGGAGCGGTTCGTGAAGGCGTACGGGGACGAGGCCGGGGACGAAGTGCGCACCCACCTCCGCTGAGGCCGGCGTTCGAGGGCGTTCAGCTCACCCGGCGGACCAGGTAGGCCGTTCCTCCGTCCGCCGGCTCCTCACCGACGTACTCCTGCCCCCGCATCTCGCACCACGCCGGGATGTCCAGGCGGGCCGCCTCGTCGTCGGAGAGGACCCGCACCGTGCCGCCCACCGGGACCTGACCGAACACCTTGGCCAGCTCGATGACCGGGATCGGGCAGCGCTTGCCGAGGGAGTCGACGAGCACTTCACCGGGGCCCTCCTGGGCGGCCGGTGCGGCCGGTGCGCCCAGCTTCTCCCGGACCCCCGCGACCGCGCCCGGCAGCACCTCGAGGAACCGCTCCACGTCCGCCTCGGCCGCCCCCGCCGGCAGGGACACCCGTACGTTCCCCTCGCTCAGCACGCCCATCGCCTTCAGCACATGGCTGGGCGTCAGCGTGCTGCTGGTGCAGGACGACCCGGAGGAGACGGAGAAGCCCTCCCGGTCCAACTCGTGCAGCAGCGCCTCGCCGTCGACGTAGAGGCAGGAGAAGGTGACGATCCCGGGCAGCCGGCGCTCGGGGTCGCCGACCACCTCGACGTCCGGCACCAGCTGCGGCACCCGGGCCCGGATCCGCTCCGTCAGCTCCCGCAGCCGTACCGCCTCCTGGGCCGCCTCGGCCCGCACCGCCCGCAGGGAGGCCACGGCGGCCACGATCGCGGGGATGTTCTCGAACCCGGGCGCGCGCCCCGACTCCCGCTCGTCCGCGGGCCCTTGGGCGGCGAACCGCACCCCCTTGCGCACGGCGAGCAGCCCGACCCCGGACGGCCCGCCCCACTTGTGCGCGCTGGCCGTCAGCAGCGACCAGTCACCCTCGACGGGCCCCCACCCCAGCGACTGCGCCGCGTCCACCAGCAGCGGCACCCCGGCCGCCCGGCACACCCCGGCCACCTCGGCCACCGGCTGCACGGTGCCCACCTCGTGGTTGGCCGACTGGAGCACGGCGAGCGCGGTGTCCTCGCGCAGCGCGTCCGCATAGCCGGACGGGTCCACCGCCCCCATCCGGTCCACCGGCACCCGGGTCACCGTCCCGCCGTCCGCTTCGAACACCTCAGCCGAATGGAGGACGGAGGAGTGTTCGACCGCCGACACGATCAGGTGGCGTCCCACCCGCCGCCGCCCGGCCAACGCCCCCGCGACGCCCGTGTGTACGGCCCGCGTCCCCGAGGAGGTGAACACCACCTCGTCCGCGCGGCAGCCGACGGCCTCGGCCGCCGCCTCCCGCGCGGCGTCCAGCAGCATCCGCGCCTTGCGCCCCTCCCGGTACAGCCGCGCGGGATCCGCCCAGCCCTCGTCCAAGGAGGCCAGCAGCGCCTGACGCGCGACGGGGTGGAGCGGAACGGCGGAGGCAGCGTCAAAGTAGGCCATACGGCAACGGTAAGACCCCGGCAGGGGCAGCCGAACCAGGGGCGCGGGGCTGTGACATCAGAGGCTCCGCCGCGGGGCGCGACCAGCCACGACGGACCCCCGGCCGCCAATCCAGCGAACCACCCGAGCCAGTAGGCACCCCTCCCCGCGAAGCCTCGGAGAGGGTGGGCTAGGGTTTGGTCCGCATAAACATCCAAACCCCTGCCCGACGCAGGGCGGCGACCGACCAGCGAGAAGGCCGCAGCCGACCGCGCGGGCGAGACTCTCGGGAAGGCGCTACGTGAGTCCCAACGGCTCCGACCGCTCGCCGCGGCGCCCGATGCGGCGGAAGCTGCTGCAGGCACTGACCGCGGGCCTGGTCCTGGCGACCGCAACCGGTTGCACATACAAGGACTTCCCCCGCCTTGGCATGCCCACCCCGACCACGGAAGAGGCTCCGCGGATCCTCTCCCTGTGGCAGGGCTCCTGGGCTGCCGCGCTCGCCGTCGGCGTGCTGGTGTGGGGCCTGATCCTGTGGAGTGCTTTCTTCCACCGGCGCAGCCGCACCAAGGTCGAGGTACCTCCGCAGACCCGGTACAACATGCCGATCGAGGCCCTGTACACGGTGGTCCCGATCATCATCATCTCGGTGCTCTTCTACTTCACGGCCCGGGACGAGTCGAAGCTCCTGGACCTCTCCAAGAAGCCCGACGTCACGGTCAACGTGGTCGGCTTCCAGTGGAGCTGGGGCTTCAACTACATCGAGAACGTCCCCGGTGTCTCCGGCGACGCCAAGACCGACAAGAACCTGGACGCCATTCCGGACCGGTTCAAGAAGGACTTCCCGGCGAACGCCGGCGGTGTCTACGACGTCGGTACGCCCGGCACGCGGAACCCGCAGACGAACAACCCCGGTCCGACGCTCTGGCTCCCCAAGGGCAAGACGGTTCGCTTCGTCCTGACCTCTCGTGACGTCATCCACTCCTTCTGGGTGGTGCCGTTCCTGATGAAGCAGGACGTCATCCCGGGCCACACCAATGCCTTCCAGGTGACCCCGAACCACGAGGGCACCTTCCTCGGCAAGTGCGCCGAGCTCTGCGGTGTCGACCACTCGCGCATGCTGTTCAACGTGAAGGTCGTCTCCCCGGCGGCGTACCAGAAGCACCTCCAGGACCTCGCCAAGAAGGGGCAGACCGGTTACATTCCCGCCGGCATCGCGCAGACGAGCCACGAGAAGAACCGGGAGACGAACAACCTGTGAGCATCCTCAACGAACCCCAGGGTGCCGCGGCAGCTGAAGGCGCGTACGCGGACGAGCTGCCGGTCAGGCGCAAGCAGCCCGGCAATGTCGTGGTGAAGTGGCTGACGACCACCGACCACAAGACGATCGGGACGATGTACCTTGCGACGTCGTTCGCGTTCTTCCTGATCGGTGGCGTGATGGCGCTGCTCATGCGCGCCGAGCTGGCCCGTCCGGGTCTGCAGATCATGTCGAACGAGCAGTTCAACCAGGCGTTCACGATGCACGGCACGATCATGCTGCTGATGTTCGCGACGCCGCTGTTCGCCGGCTTCGCGAACTGGATCATGCCGCTGCAGATCGGCGCGCCCGACGTGGCCTTCCCGCGGCTGAACATGTTCGCCTACTGGCTGTACCTGTTCGGCTCGCTCATCGCGGTCGGCGGCTTCCTCACCCCGGAGGGCGCGGCCGACTTCGGCTGGTTCGCCTAC
This genomic interval from Streptomyces sp. NBC_00557 contains the following:
- a CDS encoding trypco2 family protein, producing the protein MAQEPWAELEETISAVRSALQGALEEGRGESVRFTTGPVELEFSVEVRKEGGAKAKVFVLPWTVEANGSVGLAQTHRIKLTLQPVDGHGDDLRIAGDSDRRPL
- the nadA gene encoding quinolinate synthase NadA; translated protein: MRVVTTAQTPELDVQPTPLALLLLGREADPKSERGVECPGDLPSPSDPDLVARARAAKEKLGDKVFVLGHHYQRDEVIQFADVTGDSFKLARDAAARPEAEYIVFCGVHFMAESADILTSDDQKVVLPDLAAGCSMADMATAEQVAECWDVLTEAGIAEQVVPVSYMNSSADIKAFTGKHGGTICTSSNAKRALEWAFQQGEKVLFLPDQHLGRNTAVRDMGMSLDDCVVYNPHRPNGGLTADELRAAKMILWRGHCSVHGRFNLDSVNDVRERIPGVNVLVHPECKHEVVAAADYVGSTEYIIKTLEAAPAGSKWAIGTELNLVRRLANRFASEGKEIVFLDRTVCFCSTMNRIDLPHLVWALESLAEGNLVNRIEVDKETEAFAKLALERMLALP
- a CDS encoding iron-sulfur cluster assembly accessory protein, translating into MSVSDETTTVTDGIILTDAAAAKVKALLDQEGRDDLALRVAVQPGGCSGLRYQLFFDERSLDGDVEKDFGGVKVVTDRMSAPYLGGATIDFVDTIEKQGFTIDNPNATGSCACGDSFS
- a CDS encoding carbohydrate kinase family protein, which gives rise to MRIAVTGSIATDHLMTFPGRFADQLVADQLHTVSLSFLVDKLDVRRGGVGANIAFGMGQLGTKPILVGAAGPDFDEYRAWLDRHGVDTASVRISETLHTARFVCTTDADHNQIGSFYTGAMSEARLIELKTVADRVGGLDLVLIGADDPEAMLRHTEECRSRGIPFAADFSQQIARMDGEEIRLLLDGATYLFSNEYEKGLIESKTGWSDAEILGKVGHRVTTLGSRGVRIERVGEDPIEVGCPEEERKADPTGVGDAFRAGFLSGLAWGVSLERAAQVGCMLATLVIETVGTQEYRLLRGHFMERFVKAYGDEAGDEVRTHLR
- a CDS encoding cysteine desulfurase/sulfurtransferase TusA family protein; the protein is MAYFDAASAVPLHPVARQALLASLDEGWADPARLYREGRKARMLLDAAREAAAEAVGCRADEVVFTSSGTRAVHTGVAGALAGRRRVGRHLIVSAVEHSSVLHSAEVFEADGGTVTRVPVDRMGAVDPSGYADALREDTALAVLQSANHEVGTVQPVAEVAGVCRAAGVPLLVDAAQSLGWGPVEGDWSLLTASAHKWGGPSGVGLLAVRKGVRFAAQGPADERESGRAPGFENIPAIVAAVASLRAVRAEAAQEAVRLRELTERIRARVPQLVPDVEVVGDPERRLPGIVTFSCLYVDGEALLHELDREGFSVSSGSSCTSSTLTPSHVLKAMGVLSEGNVRVSLPAGAAEADVERFLEVLPGAVAGVREKLGAPAAPAAQEGPGEVLVDSLGKRCPIPVIELAKVFGQVPVGGTVRVLSDDEAARLDIPAWCEMRGQEYVGEEPADGGTAYLVRRVS
- the ctaC gene encoding aa3-type cytochrome oxidase subunit II, with amino-acid sequence MSPNGSDRSPRRPMRRKLLQALTAGLVLATATGCTYKDFPRLGMPTPTTEEAPRILSLWQGSWAAALAVGVLVWGLILWSAFFHRRSRTKVEVPPQTRYNMPIEALYTVVPIIIISVLFYFTARDESKLLDLSKKPDVTVNVVGFQWSWGFNYIENVPGVSGDAKTDKNLDAIPDRFKKDFPANAGGVYDVGTPGTRNPQTNNPGPTLWLPKGKTVRFVLTSRDVIHSFWVVPFLMKQDVIPGHTNAFQVTPNHEGTFLGKCAELCGVDHSRMLFNVKVVSPAAYQKHLQDLAKKGQTGYIPAGIAQTSHEKNRETNNL